The following proteins come from a genomic window of Gordonia westfalica:
- the dapB gene encoding 4-hydroxy-tetrahydrodipicolinate reductase — translation MSGIKVGVLGSQGKVGQAIVTAVENADDLTYTVGVDKGDSLEFFSDTDTRVVVDFTHPDVVMDNLKYLIANGIHAVVGTTGFTEERLETVRGWLAENPNVGVLIAPNFAIGAVLSMRFAAQAAKYYDSVEVVELHHPQKADAPSGTAYRTAELIGRARADAGVGPSPDATTEELDGARGAVVDGVRVHSVRLAGLVAHQEVLLGTTGETLTIRHDSLDRSSFAPGVLLGVRKIGDQPGLTVGLEELMDL, via the coding sequence CGACGACCTCACCTACACCGTGGGCGTCGACAAGGGTGACTCGCTGGAGTTCTTCTCCGACACCGACACCCGGGTCGTCGTCGACTTCACCCACCCCGACGTGGTGATGGACAACCTGAAGTACCTCATCGCCAACGGGATTCACGCCGTCGTCGGGACCACCGGCTTCACCGAGGAGCGCCTCGAGACCGTGCGCGGCTGGCTGGCCGAGAACCCGAACGTCGGCGTGCTGATCGCCCCGAACTTCGCGATCGGTGCGGTGTTGTCGATGCGCTTCGCCGCGCAGGCCGCCAAGTACTACGACTCGGTCGAGGTCGTCGAACTCCACCACCCGCAGAAGGCCGACGCGCCGTCGGGTACCGCCTACCGCACCGCCGAGCTGATCGGCCGCGCACGTGCCGACGCCGGCGTCGGACCGAGCCCGGATGCCACCACCGAAGAACTCGACGGTGCCCGCGGGGCCGTGGTCGACGGTGTGCGCGTCCACTCGGTGCGCCTGGCCGGCCTCGTCGCCCACCAGGAAGTGCTGTTGGGTACCACCGGTGAGACGCTGACGATCCGCCATGACTCGCTGGACCGTTCGTCCTTCGCGCCGGGAGTGCTCCTGGGTGTGCGCAAGATCGGCGACCAGCCTGGGCTCACCGTGGGACTCGAAGAACTGATGGACCTCTGA